The segment aaaaataattttattctttttaatttaatatttttttttaaataataaattcccgCTATTGCCGAAAAATccctccgaaaaaaaattgcatgccAGGAGGCGTTCGACATCAAACCTGTCCGAAagcgacaaaaattaatcagttGCCTGAACTTTACAGTTCCACTCCAATACACACCTTCTCCGCGCTACGTGCGTAGTATATGCAACTTGAGAGCATTTACTTTgaaaagagaggaaaaaaagtataatttatAAACCACACACACTTACcctgaattattattacaaaattatgatTGAAATGCTTTTATAAAAAGACTTAGtcaactataaaaatttaataattttacgttCTTGTGTTTGTGTGGCATGCAAACGAGTCAAGTCactcaaacaagaaaaaaacaactaacTTCAAGTCTTTTTTATTACCCAGCAAATAATGTAAAgttagtaaatttttgtatgtaatgataaattaatatcactcttttaaaaaaactttttaacttttttttcgtgtgtcgtcgaaatattttttaaaaaaaataaaagtttgaaacaaataaaaaattctctttccTGCATTAATAACTTTTGCTTGATTGATTTTCTGTCACAGAAACAAAATGGAATTTTGTGCCCATTTTTGTGTGACGTTcctatgtaaaaatatttcaatagaggaaaaaaaaaaatttttttttgtctcaaatattcaaaacatatataaaactgaaaataatacaggcgaaaaaaaaagtttgtaggACTTTggttttgtttaaaagttgTTCGAATACTGGGGCTTTTCATAAAGTGTACCTTGTGCGGTGATGTTGTAACTGAACGTGCAAAAGTTTGTcacattttgtacaaattatttttaaatagaaaactttttcactCGAGCTTTGTTCGTCCATGAGGCAATTTTAATTGTTCGTTACGAGATAAATTGccgacaaaaaatatgaaaataaatcattttttgtgtaatttttacaactcaaatATTCCGGTTGCTGGACCGGAAGTTGTTTAACCAggcatgcacatttttttttgttgttatctaAAATTGGTAATCTGACAATCGAGTGACAGTAtcatctcattaaaattttaaaatttaaaaaaaattaacaattggaattgaaatattaacaaaaaaatatttttgcattaagcAACCACGTTTTTTCAGTGATGATATTATTATCGCAGTTCTGCAACGCTCTGTTTTAAGATTAGGATCACGCTTCgaatatttatcaaataatttaatggatGGAAAAAGGTAACATTCGACGGGCGGTCATGTTTGCTACGTTCATTTTTGATACACAGGCACGACGATTTTCGTTTAAACTGTGAAAAGTTCATGATtcgcaatgcaaaaaaaaattggcgaaaataaattaaagatttttaatattatgaaccatttaaatcaacaaaagttgaaaaaaatagttcataatatttattaaaaatctttgatttatttagcttgaacatttattttggATTGCGAATTTTTCACTGTTTAAACGAAAATACGTAAGGTCatatattcttttaaataaaatcgattataaaagtttaaaatcgatttttggaaTTTGAGCTACACTTCCATACTCgagatttaaaaactttttactaaaattcttTAGTAGATCTGATTTTAAAGTTTAGATAccgtatggaaaaaaaaaaccgttaaaattcaaatgaaactgtagataaattaagagaaggctaattcaatttcaaatttcatttttaaatatttttttaaagttttagatttttatgtttttgaatcgattttaaatttcaaatattttagaagTATATGACCGTAAGTGGCAGATTTACCCTTAGGCTGAAGCCTTAGACCCCGAGCTTTCtgtagaacaaaattctttaaaataggcccttaaattgttgaaaaaagccCAATAGCCTTCGGCCCAGTTTCCAATTAATCCGCGTAAGATCCTTCAGttgcgaaacacaaacttttcacaatgcaaaattttttcacgttcTCAGTAAGGTACATGATATGTGGGATGTTTGCCTCTCACGAGTCTCGAGCGTCGTCATCGTTATATGGCATGAAAATATGGCATTTATTGCCTTCATACacaattttaagatatttttttgacgtttttcacTGTCTTCTGTCTATTCCGGTAGATGTGCGGCGTAACGTGTATCGAAAGGACGTCAAGAAACAAGGAATTCTCTTCtattataaactttttaaataattcatcctactcttatcaaatatttaatgggATTCAGTTTTGACATGAGTATAAATATTCCTCGTCTTGCACGTTTCTACATGGAGACCTACGTTATAAATATGGCAAGTTTGTGTTCGCTACTGTCTATAACTGTCGCAAAGACCAACAGTAACATTTGCCTACGAGGCATAAGCAAGTACAGTAGCTGTTTTTGCCTCGGTACGACAACTTCTCATTGGAAATTACATGAATTTTGTCATCTATGTGTTCTTGAGATAGATCGATGGAGACTGTTCTAGTTTCGCTTTGTCACTCTTTGCttgccatttttttccattaaaatgaaGTTTAATAGAGTATTACCCTTTTTTACATTGTTGCCTTATGGttcaaactttattttttttgtatatggcTTCTATTTCCCTTCTTCAGTGCGTTGATAGGTCAGTATGTTCCAGTATCAGGTGAAACCTACCAAGAATTTCTTCTATTATGCAAACgcataagaaaaaaagggtCATGCCAAAGTTCATCCATACAATACGCAATGAGGTTTCACTTAAACTATTGCCTCGGGGGCATACTTCACATCATCGTAAGAAGACTCTCTGGAGAAAGCTTAAACAAAGACACGGAAATTATGTCCTTTTGAATTATTCAGTAGCAACACCTTTAATGCAAATGTCAGTCGTCAGGCTTTAATTGAAGTACAAAGTATTTTGCTGAGTGGGCGTTTGATAAGGGTTCGTCCCAATTTTCGACCAAAATACTTTTCAATCCATTAACTGATGGCACACTTTTACAACGCGAATCAATATGTTCATGagcgtgaaaaaaaataacacaaggACGCGTCATGAAAGCCCttaaaattgatgattatTGCGATATACTACTCTCAATGGCTCGTGTAAATGTGAAAGTTCTAAAGAGTGAAAGAGACAGAGGACAATTGAGTGATGgtccaatttaaataaataatatcataaaatgaCATTACATTACAATTTACGCAAATTCCTGTCCCAGTTAACTGTCACACGCAAAAAAAGGTCCATTTAGTGGATGGTAAACAGTGGCGTGTTTGATATCTATGATGCCCCTTTTTTGAAtcagaaaatgcaaaatagtTCAATTTTAGCAACAGTTCGAAATCTATAGTTCCATTAACCTCACCcgatttcatcatttcatcgaaaaaagtatgacatgagattttttgatggttttctgTTAGTTAGACCTAAAGTAaacgaaaaaacataaatttaaaattctggaaTGAGCTTTTGCGATTTTAGACTTTTTCAATGGGTTTGAGGGTTTCaaagtacctctttgacatacccaaCCGAAGCTAAAAGTGCCTAAAAACACTGAAGctcattccaaaattttaaatttaagttttttcgattacttttggcctaaataacacaaaaccatcaaaaaaatctcatgccatattttttttcgatgaaatgatgaTATCGGGTGTTGTAATccatttgaacttaaaatgcCCCCATATTTTCGTTTGGTCGCTACTGATGgttgaaaaatgtcaacaCAATGAACTCCCGATGAAATGTAAGGAATTTCTTCCATCAAAGGCATGTGCTCTTTATTAACATGCCATACTTTCAACGTTTTTTTCAGTAATGCAGATTTTTACAGCGCCGTCGATAACGAAAGCCAATCAATACCGTTGTTGGTTAGCAATATCATCGCAAATTTTCATCCGTTTTTACACCACAGACACGCCAGACTAGAATTCAAAAAGCAATTTACGGTCAATGCAGTTTCACGTAAACCGTAAATGAGGTTTTTGCCGGTGTTGATGTCTATCCGCTTTTGACACTTCCGCCAAAAAAGGCgcttaaaatacaaaaatcacgaaatattttcatgtccTGTTCGTACAATCAACGACCTGCATATTAATGACCCAGCGCgagacaataataatcatcaaatCAATGAATGAGGTTTGTTGGCTTTGCTTTGCGTGTATATCCTATAGAAAGATAACAATTGAGTAAATGTAGTTCCCCGCGCGCGCCCTTCCTTGTCAGTCATTCAGGCAGAGGCATGTCATATGCAGTGTGCACGTTCTCCCGCCCGCCACAATTATTAtatcgaaaaatatatttttaataaaataataatttgatggTGTTGTCAACTGCCAGCAActcccttttttttcttctgatttTTCACTCAGAATTGTGACATGCcacattttcaatttgttgTTACAGCAGAAAATGTGGACAAAGGCTGTCAATGTCCCTTTTTTTGGGAAAGAAAAGTGGGAAAGCAATTTACCGAGTTCAATTGTTATTCGAAAGTaaagtcaaatttatttagatttttgggGTTTTTGTGCATGTTCGAACATGTGGCTAACATTCGTGTCGTTTATTAACAAAGACTAGAATTCAATcgatttgaagtaattttatgaatgtaaATGTGTTCTGGCATCTATATAAAGACTACAAAAAAGGTTTGCTTCAAAAGATTTTGAACAGCAGTTTCATTGTTGTTCTTTGATTGGTAAGTACCAACAAAACACGCCAGAAGGCAAATCATGCAGTAGTAATAATGTTAGTTGTATGTACATGTAAATACATCGCCGCAAGGCACAAAAGTCGTCTCTCTCTCGTATTGaggaattgtttgtttttaaaatgctCCAACAAAGAGGTATGGGCTTTGAAATGGCTCGCATCGTGGTCTGTCTTGTACTTGGAGGAATCTTATTGTACTTCATACTGTGGAATCGTAAGCTTTGTCagtaaattttgaggttaggtCATAGCTTTTAACCTGTCATCACAAAAAGGTAACTTCAGGTTCattctttctttttcagaAAGGTCCCAGAAAGTTTCTAAAAGATCTCAGTAAATTTTAAGCATgattggagtcagaaaagttCTTCATGATTTGAAGAACTAAGTTACTTGCTTGTTATTTGTTATCTTGGTCCATCCTAACAGAAtgatattagatttttttcactcgCGACTTTATCTTAGCAAATACTGGCGTTTGACGTACTCCTTGATTTGGTCTTTGGCAATACGCAAGTCACTTGACAACTTAAGTAaggttaggtttgaggatGCATCACCGCGGTCCGAAGACCTATCGGGAAATTCTAAATAGTCAGAAAAATCTTCATGATTTGAGTTTCGAACCATttccttttataaaaaaagagttaacggttcgaaaaaattcttttaacacAATTAGCACTCTTAATCTACATTACAAAGGCACGCATGTAGATTAAAGGGTGCTTTGCTCACTCCAGGAGTATTCACCAAAACAACCATCACCCTGCCTGAATACATTTATTGTTCGGTTCATTGCATTTGCACAATGCAATTCATCATCACACAACCGATTATTTACATGTTTAATCTCTGGCAACATGCAAGCAGGCCGTACACTTTTGCTGCACTTGATGATAAATTCTGATGTATGTTTTCgtcttttgttaataaattatttataaaggtTCTGCACTTGATACCTTAGAAAATTATCCTTGAGATTGTACACAATGTATGTAATGTAGTCGGAACAAAAAGGAGATTATTGGGCGTACTACGACGATGCTATTTCCAGCAAATTCAAAAGCAGGATCAAACTGCTACACAAAAGAGGAATTTGCAGTTCCTCGTTAATTACTTTCGATTTATTCGGACATTCACTCAGACTGATAGCAGCAGTAAGTAACAGTTATTGTGCATTTTTTAAGGCGTTTCACctgaatattttatacacatccgatcagtttttttctttcttcttaccttgttgttttattatttttatataggtTCTTGTGCTTGCCTTCTTGTGAGCTAGCTAGCTGCGATGAATGAATTACTTCGTATCTCTCTCCCGTAAAGTCGCGGTATGTGTATAGATTTGTATGTATTTGTGTGAGTGTGGAggagcaacagcagcagcgcAACACCAAATGCAcaattttaatccaatttaaaCACTAATCTGTCTCTAATTGTTGCACAAAATCACCTTTATCTCGTTCCTTTGGTCGTTACTCGGTacgttttgcacttttttcaatcatttctCGTGGAATTTGgcgaaaattttactaatacttttctctttttttgcattaacaaTATGTAAGCACGTACATTTTATACACTTTTACCCGACAGACATCTTGTAGATTTTTCCATTTACATTTCCATAGACGCTGgagcggatttttttttatttttttacaacacgCCGTACGGCAGAACGTacgttattttattaaatgctaTTTGTGTACACGGGTGTGTATTAGCTggtattttacacaaaaatttcatacatatattttttgtgttgtatatttttttttacattttactcTTGTAAGAGACACTATTTTAGCACATTATCACTTTGAGGAATTCACTAATCACtactttaattaattcctCGTATGGAATGGCGATCGTTTTGCCGAAAGCTCTGtaattttatgtgatttttgttgttttattttattttgaatacaaaattcttttctttttttttttagcacgaGTTTTAATACGACTACAACACTCGTCCGAGACCCGACTAAATCTGacgggaaaattttatttgtggcGAATTATTGCATGCTAATGCGGGATGTTTGAATTGGCGAGAGGcgattttgcacatttttgtaTGCCTCATGCGAGATTGAAATGTCATGTTGGCGAGTAGGAATTTGGAATGTGACGCGGAACTATTCACTTGTTGGAgtaagtttataaataaaataatttttttattttcatcgctatttgaatttttttttagatgagaAAAGAAggcaacaaaaattcaatggagTTAATATTCTTacacaaaatatgaataaagtcaaaaaattagctAACAGGTGAGGATAAGTTCGAATATTGAAGAAGactaagtaaattaaaatcttcgacaaatttttagcggaaaatattaaatattcaacgaactttatgaaaaaatataaaactcaaTGACAATggataacttaaaaaaaactgattcgaaaaatatatttactgtCGAAAATGATTCAGCAGAGGGTGAGGGGCAACTAACTAACCTTCGCGATCTGAAAGATCTTGCGAATCGACGATCCAGATGGCGACAATTCGCGGACCGCCTTTGCTCAACATGAGGACAGTTTCGAATCTTTGGACAAGAGACAAGACGTAAAGTAAAGTAAGTAAAGTAAAAGGACTCACGATAATGAACTTGATCATCTCCTTTCTTCAAGAGCGACACAATtacaacaaaagaagaaaatcagGACTCCAAATCCTGCTATTTCGAACAAATCATTCTCGGCATAGTACCTTTCATGAAGggataaatttctttattggGCTTCCTGTGAACATCAAACTTACCGAAAATCGTTCATATTTCAAAGCTAAACTGAAGAAAATCTTGACAAACAACTACTGATCTGTGGATTGTCTTTCTATCCTTTTAATTAGGAGAGCTTTAAGTATTAGTTTAAGTCAAACGACGAAACTTTGGATGGATGATGACAACCCTTTATGACAacaagaataatttttctttatgatCTTATTTTACAAAGAGATCAATTTAAGCAAAGTGTTTGTAAGAAAAAGATCCATTCGTAATAATTTCGATTAGCTTAACCAAATAACCCATTCAAGTTCAAATATCGAGTTCCAACACGATTGTTTCTCGAACGAAACTACTTTTATATACACAACAAAAGCATCAGGTGAttttcaacaacaaacaacttcattagcaatttttgcatcgtagacaaaaactaaaaatcatgGAAGAAACGGAAACTGACTTTCCGATCAATATTACGTCATTACCAAATGAGGTACGTGTTCAACATCTCTCGGATTTCTCTAATTTGTCCCTTACAAGACCTTGTCAAcgagttatttttattcttttgtcTGCACAATGACATTACGTGTAACCTTGATTACGTTTTGCTTTTCTCGTTGCAGCTTCTCATTATGGTAATGTCCTATTTGAGTCCGACAGATCGTCGAAATGCTGCTTGTGTCTGCAAAAAATTCTCCGAAATTgccttttttgtgtcaaacaTCAGTTTAAGCTTTAACTATTCCCGCTTGTCTGACGACTGTCCTCCAATGTCGCTTTTTCTCAAGTCCCGCAACGACTATAGTCGCATAATTCTGGGCGGTGATATCGAATTCGGACCCAGTTGTGAGAAGTTTTGGTACAAATATGGCAAGCACATTACCGAAATCACCTTTGACTATTGCCCTTTTTTGTCAGTTGAGATTTTGACGGGAATTTTGAGGGAAATGAAAAAGTTGCGGAAGCTGCATATTTTTTGTCGCAAAGAATTTTTCCTCAGTGGAAGCAAGTTGATCGACGAACGAAATCGTGATGTGATGTCAAATGCCTTGAAAACCGTTACGGAGCTCAGTTTGAACGGAACTAATATCACAAACTTGCAACTGAGCAATTTGTTGGAATTAATTCCGGAATTGGAAACTTTGAGTTTGTCTTTTTGTAGCACGCCGAATGAGAGTTTAAAGGAAACCGAGACTGATCATTATTTACGATGCGAGGATATTTTAGCGATAATTAAGAAGCATTGTCCGAAACTGAAGGATATTTATCTGGATGACTTTGGTTACAGGATTCTCGATGAAAAGTTACTCGTACAAGGCATGATGGATTTGCATCTGCGCAAATTGTGTTTCCCTCTGGAACAATCTTCGCAGGATTTGGTGACTTTTTTGGAGCATCAACAGGACATCCAGGTGTTCGGTATGAGCTATGGCATTCACACAAGTTGCGAAAATTTGTCACTAATCACGCAGCATCTGCCATCGATCAAAGAACTGAACATTCGCAATGCCAAAGGACACTTGCGTGGACTCAAACTCATGTCAGGTCTCGATAAACTCGAAGTTTTCCGCTTGGCGAACCACACTAACAGCTTCGAGTTTGAAGAGGGCTATCACATCTGTAACGAAGTACAGCCCAAACCGAAACTCAAAACCTTCGAATTGAATTCCTCGACCAAAATTTGTGATGATTGTTGCGACAAAATGACACAACGTTTCCCCAACTTGACCGTACTTAAGTTAACTCACAGCCAAATTGGCGATGCTGCGGTTCAACTAATCTTCCGACACCTCACACGTTTACGAAAACTCGTACTTACCGGATGTCGCGAAATTACGGATGTCGGCATCATTGGATGGCGTCTCCCCAACATCGACAATCAAAATGCCAATAAAATCGCAATGCACGAATATTCTATCGCGAATCTCAAGGGACTGCAGAGCTTGGATATCAGTGGCTGCGAAGAAATTACCAACGTTTCGCTTTTAACCAGTTTTCGCCTACTTGAGCTCCGGAAGTTCAAAGCGagtaatttgaagaaaatctcCGGTTTGGGTATCGAAGCTTTGGTTCAAGGATGTCCTCAGATCGAAGTCATCGATTTAGGAGGCTGTGAAAGTCTGAATGACGCGTGTATTGGTTTAATCTCAAAACGATTGCAGCGACTGAAATTCTTGGATATCCATGGATGCAAGACATTGACTTACGCCGCATGGCAACATCTCGCGACAAATTGCAAATCTTTGCAGATTTTGAATGCGTGGAATTGTAACATGACAATTTTCTTGTCGGACATGCTTTTTTCGAAGATTGACAGTTTGAAGTTGATTTTGTACGAGCAAAAGTGCCGTCGATTCGAGTACGATCGACGAAAGAGATCCTTATGAttagacgacgacaacgacgaattTAACGAAGAGCCGCAACTGTAAACAGGAACTTTAAtgctttataaatatttattataaatttattgaactaaatatagatattatttattgtaatcAATGATGAAATAACGGCTATATTCGTTAGGAAAAGGCCCCTGTATGATACTACGATCTATTGCTGTTTGTCTATTATActgctatttttttattttgtctacTACATAATACTCTCAGAATTGTTTACAATTACCGGAAACTCATCAATCGCTGCCAGACtgaaaatgaaagtaaaaaaaataaatttaaaaaatttagttaaagcaaaatttttcaaaaaggttttaaaattgtccaaaatatgaaaaaaaaattaaaaaaaaaattttaaaattaaaaaagtgacatttttcCATATAAATTGAACGCACGGTGatccaaaaatgaaaaaaaaatgtaaaaaaaacattaaaaatttagtaaaatatttaaaaagcaatTAGGACaagtaaaactaaaaaaaatatttttaaaatttttagacctcaaTTAGgtagaaaaactttcaaatatgCTTTGGAAGTTCtcctaatattttaaaaaatcaaatattaaaattttattaaaattcgattataatattttttttttgaaagaccACAATttgcgttaaaaaatttaagagtaattttcaaaatctccttgatttttaaagaaaaaaaaaattttttttccttgaccgtttttcgaaaaaaaaattaaaacggtcatgaaatttttcaagtcaagatctaacaaacttttgatggatttcaaagctaaaattgaataaatattcattctataGATGATTTCCCTCAAAAtctccttaatttttaaataaataaaaaaaaatttttttgggcacagcgttactgacacacacacacacagacgacaagttcattttttcttcgaaatgcggtaaaaaaatattcctaagaaatttaaaatcttttgaaagaaatttaatatttgaaattttcataaatttttttaagtcgattttcatttcaaaaatttttttaaaatcttttttaagatttttttttttaattttataaaaattttttttttgagtgagatgatttcaaaattgaaattttttttaacctaaaaaatatcagaaaaattttcgatgatttataaaaaagtatttttttttaatttttggatcaccgtgcatatgaaaaaaattttaagatatattttttaagtttcaattaatactgaatttttcacatttttaatgaaaaaaaatgtaaaaaaaattctatactaaaaatttttagaattttgactCCAAAACGTTCTTAAACTaagtttttgtattgaaagaACTTACATCATTTCCATTTGAACCTCCAAGACTCACAATATACGGAATAATGCTGTTAATCTTGATCTGCtgcaacaaattattaaagagCAACTCTTCGACAATTTCCTGGTCCAACGTGCGCAATGCCATAACTTTGAgtataattttggaaaatcgatTAAACGGCGTCTCGCCATGCTGATTCTCCATTTCATGAGTCTCCAAATATTGCCGCAAATTTTCAATCGTGCGATCGTACAACTGCGCTGCTTCCGACGTTTTTTCCGTGTCTGCCGACAAAACGCACACGAGTTTCATGAAGCCAAGCTCGTATTCGTCACAATTCATTTTGCTGACATCCATGATGAAATCCTTGATGGCGACAACATGTTGACACGTTCGTTGCAACTTTGCCCCGGACTTTTTCTCCTGCACAATTAACGATTTGAGTTGGTTCAAGAGTGCCATCAGAATCGAATTAATGGACAACAATTGACGACATTGCACCAATCCGATGAGAATCAGTTCGGGCCAGCAATTTTTCAGCATCTGCACGAGTGTGTCTTCATTCAGAATTTGCAGGGcacgaatttttttcaccCAATTGATTGAGAGGAACAACAGACGACTTCCCGTTTCGCAGACGTAATGCGCATTCATGAGGGGCGGAAAGAGACTCGGTGGTTGCAactcaaattttacattttgttcCGTCAGCATTTGTGGCAAAAAGTCGTTTTCTTTGCGATCGAAGGACTCGTTTTTGATGTGAAGCGCGTTTTCTTCGTCGAAGCTGTTAATGTCGCTCTGAAGTTTGCCGATGAGTTCGACGCATTGTGCCATGAGCTCTTTCTCCATCGCCAGTTCGATCAAGTCGTTCGAGGGCGGCGTGAGAGATGTCAATGCTGAGACAAAAGGCGCCAACATTGGGGCACTGTCAATAGTTGGAGcaattttttcgtcaatttgcTTGATTGGAGAGTCGTAATTGTTGTCGCCGTAACTTGCCTCCGAAactgtgaattaaaaaattcaaaaaaattaatttaaaaatttaattcaaaattaataaaaaaaataaaatttaattatgtaactaaaaaattaattttaaaatcaaagaatcatatgaaagaaaataattaaaaaaatcgtaaaaatttctcctttttaaatt is part of the Culicoides brevitarsis isolate CSIRO-B50_1 chromosome 3, AGI_CSIRO_Cbre_v1, whole genome shotgun sequence genome and harbors:
- the LOC134834202 gene encoding F-box and leucine-rich repeat protein 13-like; its protein translation is MEETETDFPINITSLPNELLIMVMSYLSPTDRRNAACVCKKFSEIAFFVSNISLSFNYSRLSDDCPPMSLFLKSRNDYSRIILGGDIEFGPSCEKFWYKYGKHITEITFDYCPFLSVEILTGILREMKKLRKLHIFCRKEFFLSGSKLIDERNRDVMSNALKTVTELSLNGTNITNLQLSNLLELIPELETLSLSFCSTPNESLKETETDHYLRCEDILAIIKKHCPKLKDIYLDDFGYRILDEKLLVQGMMDLHLRKLCFPLEQSSQDLVTFLEHQQDIQVFGMSYGIHTSCENLSLITQHLPSIKELNIRNAKGHLRGLKLMSGLDKLEVFRLANHTNSFEFEEGYHICNEVQPKPKLKTFELNSSTKICDDCCDKMTQRFPNLTVLKLTHSQIGDAAVQLIFRHLTRLRKLVLTGCREITDVGIIGWRLPNIDNQNANKIAMHEYSIANLKGLQSLDISGCEEITNVSLLTSFRLLELRKFKASNLKKISGLGIEALVQGCPQIEVIDLGGCESLNDACIGLISKRLQRLKFLDIHGCKTLTYAAWQHLATNCKSLQILNAWNCNMTIFLSDMLFSKIDSLKLILYEQKCRRFEYDRRKRSL
- the LOC134834203 gene encoding orphan steroid hormone receptor 2 isoform X1 — encoded protein: MDEKSLNGQILQTNNIELCLVCGDRASGRHYGAVSCEGCKGFFKRSIRKQLGYQCRGQMNCEVTKHHRNRCQYCRLQKCLACGMRSDSVQHERKPIIDKKENNGGMSNNNTGPSKYARRKDTSALNNQTNSSPYMGLFAGFNFAELQNSIEAQQRALSEASYGDNNYDSPIKQIDEKIAPTIDSAPMLAPFVSALTSLTPPSNDLIELAMEKELMAQCVELIGKLQSDINSFDEENALHIKNESFDRKENDFLPQMLTEQNVKFELQPPSLFPPLMNAHYVCETGSRLLFLSINWVKKIRALQILNEDTLVQMLKNCWPELILIGLVQCRQLLSINSILMALLNQLKSLIVQEKKSGAKLQRTCQHVVAIKDFIMDVSKMNCDEYELGFMKLVCVLSADTEKTSEAAQLYDRTIENLRQYLETHEMENQHGETPFNRFSKIILKVMALRTLDQEIVEELLFNNLLQQIKINSIIPYIVSLGGSNGNDSGSD
- the LOC134834203 gene encoding orphan steroid hormone receptor 2 isoform X2, whose protein sequence is MDEKSLNGQILQTNNIELCLVCGDRASGRHYGAVSCEGCKGFFKRSIRKQLGYQCRGQMNCEVTKHHRNRCQYCRLQKCLACGMRTVQHERKPIIDKKENNGGMSNNNTGPSKYARRKDTSALNNQTNSSPYMGLFAGFNFAELQNSIEAQQRALSEASYGDNNYDSPIKQIDEKIAPTIDSAPMLAPFVSALTSLTPPSNDLIELAMEKELMAQCVELIGKLQSDINSFDEENALHIKNESFDRKENDFLPQMLTEQNVKFELQPPSLFPPLMNAHYVCETGSRLLFLSINWVKKIRALQILNEDTLVQMLKNCWPELILIGLVQCRQLLSINSILMALLNQLKSLIVQEKKSGAKLQRTCQHVVAIKDFIMDVSKMNCDEYELGFMKLVCVLSADTEKTSEAAQLYDRTIENLRQYLETHEMENQHGETPFNRFSKIILKVMALRTLDQEIVEELLFNNLLQQIKINSIIPYIVSLGGSNGNDSGSD